The genomic stretch CCTCAGAAGAAAAAATCATCAGGCATGTGCTTCAGTCCATTGCTAAAGACTGCGATGATATCCTGGCTAAGCTCCAAATCCTTCTGGAAAAGGATCAATTGAATCTAAGTGATTCTGAACGGATGGTCCAACTCAACCAAATCCATGAACAGATGCAGGAATTCTATGGCTATACCCTCCGGTTCTACCAAAACTGCCAAAACCTAAGCCTTTCCCGGCAGCATGAATCCCTGGAAATCGAACATCAGAAAAGTTTATTACTCCCATCCCACGACTAAACCAACTATGAAACCACTTCTTATTCTATTACTACCCCTGTACGTATCGCTTGGAATTCATAACTCAAATGCCCAGGCCGACGAGGCTGCCCAGCTCCTGCTCAACGTCACCAAACTGGAACAGCTCAAGCAAATTCTTTCAGACTTGGAAAAAGGGTATACCACCCTGAGAACCGGCTATTCCCAGATCGAAAACCTTGCCTCGGGAAACTTCAGCCTCCATCAAGCCTTCCTCAACCAACTCCTTCAGGTCAGCCCTGCGGTAAAAAACTACCACAAAACTGCGGAAATCATCAGCTATCAAATCAAGCTGGTCAGGGATTATAAACGGGCATTTTCCGGCTTCAAGGCTTCCGGACAGTTTACCGTCAATGAAATCTCCTACCTGTCTCAAGTCTATGGAAATCTATTTAAAAAAAGCCTGCAGCAGCTCGATGAACTGACGCTGATATTGACTTCAGGGAAACTGAGAATGTCTGATCAAGAAAGGCTGGAAGCCATAGACCGCATCCACCGGGACATCCAGGATAAGTATCATTTTCTAATCGCATTTAATCAAGAAGCCCAATTCCTTGCGCTGAGCCGCAACAAAGCCAAGCAGGAAGTGGATGCAATCAGAAGCTTTTATCCGGCAAAACACCACTAACCAATCTCACTTATGACTAACCTGAAAGGAAAAACAATAAGTCTGCTGGGAGTAATCTTCCTATCCCCTCTAATTGCTAAAGCACAAACAGGCTTGAATAATGGGTTTCACGGTGTATTGGAAGAGTTATACACTGAGATGATGCCATTATGCAGTCAACTGATCAGC from Algoriphagus sp. NG3 encodes the following:
- a CDS encoding TerB family tellurite resistance protein, giving the protein MKPLLILLLPLYVSLGIHNSNAQADEAAQLLLNVTKLEQLKQILSDLEKGYTTLRTGYSQIENLASGNFSLHQAFLNQLLQVSPAVKNYHKTAEIISYQIKLVRDYKRAFSGFKASGQFTVNEISYLSQVYGNLFKKSLQQLDELTLILTSGKLRMSDQERLEAIDRIHRDIQDKYHFLIAFNQEAQFLALSRNKAKQEVDAIRSFYPAKHH